One stretch of Halobaculum marinum DNA includes these proteins:
- a CDS encoding hemolysin family protein, which produces MILLLLVGSGFFSSSEIALFSLPAHQVDAMVERGLRGAQAVKSLKEDPHRLLVTILVGNNMVNITMSSISTTIVGLYFDAGAAVIISSLGITSMVLIFGESAPKSYAVEHTELHARRVARGLKVVEKVLWPLITVFYYLTGIVNRLTGGSPSIESTYISRDEIRNMIQTGEREGVLDEEERQRLQRALRFTDASAKEVMTPRLDVAAVSTEATVEEAISECIQSGHARLPAYEGSLDNVVGVFDIRELGDADAEAFADLTVADVVTPTLHVPESKNVDDLLSEMREDRLHMVVVIDEFGATEGIITMEDMTEEIVGEILAGDEDDPIEFVDDDTVSVNGSVNIEAVNEALDIVLPEGEEFETIAGFMFNLAGRLVEQDEAFDYENVTLRAEQVDNTRIQKVRVTVGRDTDESAESESPSDEDDAE; this is translated from the coding sequence ATGATCTTGCTGCTCCTCGTCGGGTCGGGGTTCTTCTCGTCGTCTGAGATCGCGCTGTTCTCGCTGCCAGCCCACCAGGTGGACGCGATGGTCGAGCGCGGCCTGCGCGGTGCGCAAGCCGTGAAGTCGCTCAAGGAGGACCCCCACCGTCTGCTCGTGACGATCCTCGTCGGCAACAACATGGTCAACATCACGATGTCCTCCATCTCGACGACCATCGTCGGCCTCTACTTCGACGCCGGCGCGGCGGTCATCATCTCCTCGCTCGGCATCACGTCGATGGTGCTGATCTTCGGGGAGAGCGCGCCGAAGTCCTACGCCGTCGAACACACCGAACTGCACGCACGGCGCGTCGCTCGGGGGCTGAAGGTCGTCGAGAAGGTCCTGTGGCCGCTCATCACCGTGTTCTACTACCTGACTGGGATCGTGAACAGGCTCACCGGCGGCAGTCCCTCCATCGAGTCGACGTACATCAGCCGCGACGAGATCCGGAACATGATCCAGACGGGCGAGCGCGAGGGTGTGCTCGACGAGGAGGAGCGCCAACGACTCCAGCGCGCCCTGCGGTTCACGGACGCCAGCGCCAAGGAGGTGATGACCCCCCGACTCGACGTGGCCGCTGTCTCCACCGAGGCGACCGTCGAGGAGGCCATCTCGGAGTGTATCCAGTCTGGCCACGCCCGCCTGCCGGCCTACGAGGGCTCGCTCGACAACGTCGTCGGTGTCTTCGACATCCGTGAGTTGGGGGACGCCGACGCCGAGGCCTTCGCCGACCTCACGGTCGCAGACGTGGTCACTCCGACGCTCCACGTCCCCGAGTCGAAGAACGTCGACGACCTCCTCTCGGAGATGCGCGAAGACCGACTGCACATGGTCGTCGTCATCGACGAGTTCGGAGCCACGGAGGGGATCATCACGATGGAGGACATGACCGAGGAGATCGTCGGGGAGATCCTGGCGGGTGACGAGGACGACCCGATCGAGTTCGTCGACGACGACACCGTCTCGGTGAACGGGTCGGTCAACATCGAAGCCGTCAACGAGGCGCTCGACATCGTCCTGCCGGAGGGCGAAGAGTTCGAGACCATCGCCGGCTTCATGTTCAACCTCGCGGGGCGCCTCGTCGAGCAGGACGAGGCGTTCGACTACGAGAACGTCACGCTGCGGGCCGAACAGGTGGACAACACCCGCATCCAGAAGGTCCGGGTAACCGTCGGTCGCGACACAGACGAGTCGGCCGAATCGGAGTCGCCGAGCGACGAAGACGACGCCGAGTGA
- the nreA gene encoding DNA repair protein NreA, with the protein MKLDDYVEFEENERAERRRLAQEKSYELMDHLESFQHRFDEATGGDSVFGSVSPSIFVGSSNYPNLSTGLLSPVGHEDDAATYETSGAWYDEGVSIADVFERRTSLLNSNKGVDARDAANVHDAWDGFLGVQREVAIADRPVDVEVFLDDGPAIDYDVSPDDIATPTGPRARAADADLTENPHVPRPVKKTLEDDDWRAEGAMNYLYRRGFDVYDINTVLSAGALGRGDNRRLVPTRWSITAVDDTVGKYLRGTIRDRRSVDTVQVWRNEYLGNAFWVILAPGDWEFELVEIKSPGSIWHPDPQGDTYLSSAHENREGRTQYVDETAGAYYASRFGVLEHLSERGRQAKVLVLRHVSDDYWGPVGVWQVRESVRNAFEGEHGEAETFEDAVRGVSDQLPVSLARLRQKSTMVAGLQSSLADWTT; encoded by the coding sequence GTGAAGCTGGACGACTACGTCGAGTTCGAGGAGAACGAGCGCGCCGAGCGGCGGCGCCTCGCACAGGAGAAGTCCTACGAGCTGATGGACCACCTCGAGTCGTTCCAGCACCGCTTCGACGAGGCGACCGGCGGCGACTCCGTGTTCGGCTCCGTCTCCCCCTCCATCTTCGTCGGATCCAGCAACTACCCGAACCTCTCGACGGGCCTCCTCTCGCCCGTCGGTCACGAGGACGACGCCGCGACGTACGAGACCAGCGGCGCGTGGTACGACGAGGGCGTCTCCATCGCCGACGTGTTCGAGCGGCGCACCTCACTCCTGAACTCGAACAAGGGCGTCGACGCTCGCGACGCCGCGAACGTCCACGACGCGTGGGACGGCTTCCTCGGTGTGCAGCGGGAGGTCGCCATCGCCGACCGGCCGGTCGACGTGGAGGTGTTCCTCGACGACGGCCCCGCCATCGACTACGACGTGTCGCCCGACGACATCGCGACGCCGACGGGGCCGCGCGCCCGTGCCGCCGACGCGGACCTCACGGAGAATCCCCACGTGCCCCGTCCGGTGAAGAAGACGCTGGAGGACGACGACTGGCGCGCGGAGGGCGCGATGAACTACCTGTACCGCCGCGGCTTCGACGTGTACGACATCAACACGGTGCTGTCGGCGGGGGCGCTGGGTCGAGGTGACAACCGCCGCCTGGTGCCGACGCGGTGGTCCATCACCGCCGTCGACGACACCGTCGGCAAGTACCTCCGCGGGACGATTCGCGACCGACGGAGCGTCGACACCGTGCAGGTGTGGCGCAACGAGTACCTCGGCAACGCCTTCTGGGTGATCCTCGCGCCGGGCGACTGGGAGTTCGAGTTGGTCGAGATCAAGTCGCCGGGGAGCATCTGGCACCCGGACCCGCAGGGCGACACGTACCTCTCGTCGGCCCACGAGAACCGCGAGGGGCGGACGCAGTACGTCGACGAGACTGCGGGGGCGTACTACGCGTCCCGCTTCGGCGTGCTCGAACACCTCTCCGAGCGCGGGCGCCAGGCGAAGGTGCTCGTGCTCCGGCACGTCTCCGACGACTACTGGGGCCCGGTCGGCGTCTGGCAGGTGCGCGAGAGCGTCCGCAACGCCTTCGAGGGCGAACACGGCGAGGCGGAGACGTTCGAGGACGCCGTCCGCGGCGTGAGCGACCAACTCCCGGTGTCGCTGGCGCGCCTGCGTCAGAAGTCGACGATGGTCGCTGGGCTCCAGTCGAGTCTCGCCGACTGGACGACGTAG
- a CDS encoding DUF7108 family protein, with amino-acid sequence MEEQDYTPDSDGEGATDDHDDAWDEEVPEPTVDAAERLTRLAREAVDETEADAYREDRAERLTDHGFTARVRDEDDTLVLYPEEWMEDGVVQIDRIEDTDRAVEVSLSGAGDPDDWAEVEAHNAEVVDRVASDYGEVHATNARAFADFMGNHYARPVDSASADEVEEFLAEYFPRNAWPTDEQRDAVEASLQYVFEVTDD; translated from the coding sequence ATGGAGGAACAAGACTACACGCCGGACAGCGACGGGGAGGGAGCGACCGACGACCACGACGACGCCTGGGACGAGGAGGTCCCCGAGCCGACGGTCGACGCCGCCGAGCGACTCACCCGGCTCGCTCGCGAGGCGGTCGACGAGACGGAAGCCGACGCCTACCGCGAGGATCGGGCCGAGCGACTCACCGACCACGGCTTCACCGCCCGCGTCCGCGACGAGGACGACACGCTCGTGCTCTACCCCGAGGAGTGGATGGAGGACGGCGTCGTCCAGATCGACCGGATCGAAGACACCGACCGCGCGGTCGAGGTGTCGCTGTCGGGGGCGGGCGACCCCGACGACTGGGCGGAGGTCGAGGCGCACAACGCGGAGGTCGTCGACCGGGTAGCGAGCGACTACGGGGAGGTACACGCGACGAACGCCCGGGCGTTCGCGGACTTCATGGGCAACCACTACGCCCGACCGGTGGACTCGGCGAGCGCCGACGAGGTGGAGGAGTTCCTCGCGGAGTACTTCCCGCGGAACGCGTGGCCCACCGACGAACAGCGCGACGCCGTCGAGGCGTCGCTGCAGTACGTCTTCGAGGTCACAGACGACTGA
- a CDS encoding Mut7-C RNAse domain-containing protein — MGRDEDECADHRVDSAVIRPEHDTLLLDVMLGTLASYLRMCGYDTVYALDRGVEDDDALRGLAASDARRLITRDRALAASTPGAIRLDARDVVDQLGELRDAGVRLRLADRPSRCGSCNGLVERVDDDAPRPDYAPDEGAVWRCRECGQHFWRGSHWDDVADTLASLSRADR; from the coding sequence ATGGGGCGAGACGAGGACGAGTGCGCAGACCACCGTGTCGACTCCGCGGTGATCCGCCCCGAACACGACACGCTCCTCCTAGACGTGATGCTCGGCACGCTCGCCAGCTACCTCCGGATGTGTGGCTACGACACGGTGTACGCGCTCGACAGGGGAGTCGAGGACGACGACGCGTTGCGGGGCCTCGCCGCGAGCGACGCCCGGCGCTTGATCACGAGGGACCGCGCGCTGGCGGCGTCAACGCCGGGTGCGATCCGCCTCGACGCGCGAGACGTGGTCGACCAACTCGGCGAGTTGCGCGATGCGGGGGTCCGCCTCCGTCTCGCCGACCGCCCGTCACGCTGTGGCTCGTGCAACGGCCTCGTCGAGCGGGTCGACGACGACGCACCACGGCCCGACTACGCCCCCGACGAGGGAGCAGTCTGGCGGTGTCGCGAGTGCGGACAGCACTTCTGGCGAGGGAGCCACTGGGACGACGTGGCCGACACGCTCGCGTCGCTGTCGCGTGCGGATCGGTAG
- a CDS encoding preprotein translocase subunit TatA: protein MSLLFGAVPGGPELLIILLVLLLLFGGSAVLVVILGAGGLKLLGSASGSDADDERLSELERELAETRAELAELRDDPENEGADPADDDTADTGRDSGGAYDESRSA from the coding sequence ATGTCCCTCCTGTTCGGCGCGGTCCCGGGCGGTCCCGAACTGCTGATCATCCTGCTCGTCCTGCTGCTCCTGTTCGGTGGGTCGGCGGTACTCGTCGTGATCCTCGGTGCAGGGGGGCTCAAACTCCTCGGCAGCGCGAGCGGGAGCGACGCCGACGACGAGCGGCTCTCGGAATTGGAGCGTGAACTCGCGGAGACGCGTGCTGAACTGGCGGAACTCAGAGACGACCCCGAGAACGAGGGGGCCGACCCTGCAGACGACGACACCGCAGACACCGGCCGCGACAGCGGTGGTGCTTACGACGAGTCGAGGTCGGCGTAG
- a CDS encoding PadR family transcriptional regulator, which yields MSEAQSETEVVSIARDLTAFQQNILVILSEEAMYGLAIKRELESYYDAEVNHGRLYPNLDDLVELGLVEKSELDKRTNQYALTETGRKAVLDRLNWVVGKYVTDGDRAADVRGLVDDSLDA from the coding sequence ATGTCAGAGGCACAGTCTGAAACCGAAGTGGTCAGTATCGCACGCGATCTCACCGCGTTCCAGCAGAACATCCTCGTCATCCTCTCGGAGGAGGCGATGTACGGGCTCGCGATCAAGCGCGAACTCGAGAGCTACTACGACGCGGAAGTCAACCACGGCCGTCTATACCCCAACCTCGACGACCTCGTCGAACTGGGCCTGGTCGAGAAGAGCGAACTCGACAAGCGGACGAACCAGTACGCGCTCACCGAGACCGGTCGCAAGGCCGTCCTCGACCGCCTGAACTGGGTCGTCGGGAAGTACGTCACGGACGGCGACCGCGCCGCCGACGTGCGCGGCCTCGTCGACGACTCGCTCGACGCGTAA
- a CDS encoding DUF5789 family protein: MADDDEPEEEEPAVELGEGPAVDGAPLARVASRLTWPQEMSRVLEKEGDATIRTPDGPRDLADVLEAVDTTYFDRRQTFVEAVEDEIGRGPVQTAE; this comes from the coding sequence ATGGCCGACGACGACGAACCCGAGGAGGAGGAGCCCGCCGTCGAGCTCGGCGAGGGTCCCGCGGTCGACGGTGCGCCGCTGGCCCGCGTCGCCTCGCGACTCACGTGGCCCCAAGAGATGTCCCGCGTCCTGGAGAAGGAGGGCGACGCGACGATCCGCACGCCAGACGGCCCGCGCGACCTCGCGGACGTGCTCGAGGCGGTCGACACGACGTACTTCGACCGCCGCCAGACGTTCGTCGAGGCCGTCGAAGACGAGATCGGTCGCGGCCCGGTGCAGACGGCGGAGTAA
- a CDS encoding DUF7139 domain-containing protein, translated as MSSLAEVYEGQVGEYASLRRLYLGVAAFSLGALLVVTGIVVAATDITTVALGWNLGQARETAGILAGLGIPATFLGVLVIMPTSPRTQAAAVVGAGIAVLGVALFAHAYPCHWSGAQCAGEYADLTLPTAGVYFLGAFTAFWCLFTGVANFKARNNPGGTVSLEVTREGETKVIEVPKSTAEEIRGAKGVTGTVGGVGLLGNTPDGSVETQTNRPEVKQRRAGERTQQATTASGSGTAGTVSDGGADAADITPLANGSSEPQSPSSPRSAPVAGRSGDRQTERSQSPGDSYCGSCGHFQYVRTDQGMQPYCGLHDDLMDDMEACDDWSPR; from the coding sequence ATGAGCAGTCTCGCCGAGGTGTACGAAGGCCAGGTCGGCGAGTACGCCAGCCTCCGGCGGTTGTACCTCGGTGTCGCTGCGTTCTCGCTCGGTGCCCTCCTCGTCGTCACCGGCATCGTCGTCGCGGCGACCGACATTACGACCGTCGCGCTCGGCTGGAACCTGGGCCAGGCGCGCGAGACGGCAGGGATCCTCGCCGGCCTCGGCATCCCGGCCACGTTCCTCGGCGTCCTCGTGATCATGCCGACGAGCCCGCGGACCCAGGCCGCCGCGGTCGTCGGCGCCGGTATCGCGGTGTTGGGTGTGGCGCTGTTCGCCCACGCGTACCCGTGTCACTGGTCGGGCGCCCAGTGTGCCGGCGAGTACGCCGACCTCACGCTCCCGACCGCGGGCGTGTACTTCCTCGGCGCGTTCACGGCGTTCTGGTGTCTGTTCACCGGCGTCGCGAACTTCAAGGCGCGCAACAACCCCGGCGGCACGGTGTCGCTGGAGGTCACCCGCGAGGGAGAGACGAAGGTGATCGAGGTGCCGAAGTCGACCGCCGAGGAGATTCGCGGCGCGAAGGGCGTCACGGGCACCGTCGGCGGCGTCGGTCTCCTCGGGAACACCCCCGACGGGAGCGTCGAGACGCAGACCAACCGCCCGGAGGTCAAGCAGCGCCGCGCCGGGGAGCGAACCCAACAGGCCACCACCGCTTCCGGGTCCGGCACCGCTGGGACCGTGAGCGACGGGGGCGCCGACGCCGCCGACATCACGCCCCTCGCGAACGGGTCCTCGGAGCCGCAGTCGCCGTCGTCGCCGCGGTCGGCTCCCGTCGCGGGCCGCTCCGGCGACCGCCAGACCGAGCGGTCACAGTCGCCCGGTGACTCCTACTGCGGGTCGTGCGGCCACTTCCAGTACGTGCGCACCGACCAGGGGATGCAGCCGTACTGCGGCCTCCACGACGACCTCATGGACGACATGGAGGCGTGCGACGACTGGAGTCCCCGCTGA
- a CDS encoding DUF302 domain-containing protein — MQLPIDPEAVRGEDYGEKRATLEMSHEDAIEHVRAVFADHGFGVPVEFSPSDLLNEKVDADRDPYYVLGACNPAIADRALDATDNTLGALMPCNVVIWEEEPGVQTVYHVSIMRVAKLLGLDTDSEAMDAIIEETGEMVAAAYADLDSS, encoded by the coding sequence ATGCAGCTACCGATCGACCCCGAGGCCGTCCGCGGCGAAGACTACGGCGAGAAGCGCGCGACGTTGGAGATGTCCCACGAGGACGCGATCGAACACGTCCGCGCGGTGTTCGCCGACCACGGGTTCGGTGTACCCGTCGAGTTCTCCCCGTCGGACCTGCTGAACGAGAAGGTCGACGCCGACCGCGACCCGTACTACGTGCTCGGCGCGTGCAACCCCGCCATCGCCGACCGCGCGCTCGACGCGACCGACAACACCCTCGGCGCGCTCATGCCGTGTAACGTCGTCATCTGGGAGGAGGAACCGGGCGTCCAGACCGTCTACCACGTGTCGATCATGCGGGTCGCCAAACTGCTCGGCCTCGACACCGACAGCGAGGCGATGGACGCGATCATCGAGGAGACGGGCGAGATGGTGGCCGCGGCCTACGCCGACCTCGACTCGTCGTAA
- the polX gene encoding DNA polymerase/3'-5' exonuclease PolX, whose translation MMRNAEVAALFEEFADLLEAQDVAYKPSAYRRAAENIRDHPRAVEDMAAEGGEDAVAEIDRVGDAIAAKIVEYVDTGEIEELEDLRAELPVDMAALTRVEGVGPKTVGTLYEELGITTLDELEAAAEAGEIQAIKGFGAKTEQNILDNVAFAREAGQRQRIGDARPLADDVVGHLDHESFVKRIDVAGSIRRWKDTIGDVDVLVASDDAAAVVDAFVGWDGADDTIEAGEQKASVRAEGVRIDLRVVVPEEFGAALQYFTGSKAHNVTLRNLAIDRGLKLNEYGVFDVSDVDDPNDDSQRVGERLGGAEEAEMYAALDLPVIPPEMREDTGEIEAALDGDLPDLVTEGEIRGDLHTHTEWSDGGNTVAEMVQAAADRGYDYHCVTDHAEGPGVFGDAGLSDADVREQADEVAAVREDAEIEVFHGVEANIDADGDVTTSDDLLADLDIVIASPHAALDQGEATDRLIRAVEHPHVDVLGHPTGRLINQRPGLEVDFERLAEAAAAAGTALEVNANPARLDFHGDAVRAAVEAGASIAIDTDAHSPPEFDNVRYGVHTARRGWAETAAVLNTRDVDGLRAFLGD comes from the coding sequence ATCATGCGTAACGCCGAGGTCGCCGCCCTCTTCGAGGAGTTCGCGGACCTGCTGGAGGCGCAGGACGTCGCCTACAAGCCCAGCGCCTACCGCCGCGCCGCCGAGAACATCCGCGACCACCCCCGCGCCGTCGAGGACATGGCCGCCGAGGGCGGCGAAGACGCCGTCGCCGAGATCGACCGCGTCGGCGACGCCATCGCCGCGAAGATCGTTGAGTACGTCGACACCGGCGAGATCGAGGAGTTGGAGGACCTCCGCGCGGAGTTGCCCGTCGACATGGCCGCACTCACGCGCGTCGAGGGCGTGGGGCCGAAGACCGTCGGCACGCTGTACGAGGAACTGGGGATCACCACGCTCGACGAGTTGGAGGCCGCCGCCGAGGCCGGCGAGATTCAGGCGATCAAGGGGTTCGGCGCCAAGACCGAACAGAACATCCTCGACAACGTCGCGTTCGCGCGCGAGGCCGGCCAGCGCCAGCGCATCGGCGACGCGCGCCCGCTCGCCGACGACGTGGTCGGCCACCTCGACCACGAGTCGTTCGTCAAGCGCATCGACGTGGCGGGGTCGATCCGCCGATGGAAGGACACCATCGGCGACGTGGACGTACTCGTCGCCAGCGATGACGCCGCGGCGGTCGTCGACGCGTTCGTCGGCTGGGACGGCGCCGACGACACCATCGAGGCGGGCGAGCAGAAGGCGAGCGTCCGCGCGGAGGGCGTCCGGATCGACCTCCGGGTCGTCGTCCCCGAGGAGTTCGGGGCGGCGCTCCAGTACTTCACCGGGTCGAAGGCGCACAACGTGACGCTGCGCAACCTCGCCATCGACCGCGGCCTGAAGCTCAACGAGTACGGCGTGTTCGACGTGAGCGACGTCGACGACCCGAACGACGACAGCCAGCGCGTCGGTGAGCGCCTCGGCGGCGCCGAGGAGGCGGAGATGTACGCCGCGCTCGACCTGCCCGTGATCCCGCCCGAGATGCGCGAGGACACCGGCGAGATCGAGGCGGCGCTCGACGGCGACCTCCCGGACCTGGTCACCGAAGGGGAGATCCGCGGCGACCTCCACACCCACACCGAGTGGTCCGACGGCGGCAACACCGTCGCCGAGATGGTGCAGGCCGCCGCTGACCGCGGCTACGACTACCACTGCGTCACCGACCACGCCGAGGGGCCGGGCGTGTTCGGCGACGCGGGGCTCTCCGACGCCGACGTGCGCGAGCAGGCCGACGAGGTCGCCGCGGTCCGCGAGGACGCCGAGATCGAGGTGTTCCACGGCGTCGAAGCGAACATCGACGCCGACGGCGACGTGACGACGAGCGACGACCTGCTCGCCGACCTCGACATCGTGATCGCCTCCCCGCACGCCGCGCTCGACCAGGGCGAGGCGACCGACCGACTGATCCGCGCGGTCGAACACCCGCACGTCGACGTGCTCGGGCACCCGACTGGGCGCCTGATCAACCAACGACCCGGGCTGGAGGTGGACTTCGAGCGCCTCGCCGAAGCCGCGGCGGCCGCCGGGACGGCGCTTGAGGTGAACGCCAACCCCGCACGACTGGACTTCCACGGCGACGCCGTCCGCGCGGCGGTCGAGGCGGGCGCCAGCATCGCCATCGACACCGACGCCCACTCGCCCCCCGAGTTCGACAACGTCCGCTACGGCGTGCACACGGCCCGCCGGGGGTGGGCAGAGACCGCGGCCGTGCTGAACACCCGCGACGTCGACGGACTCCGGGCGTTCCTCGGCGACTGA
- the rnhA gene encoding ribonuclease HI, which translates to MPVIECDPETARERVAAAGVEVVAGNTDHERWRAERDGAVAVAYDDKVVVQGGDPQRLAALVRDGGGRGHVYFDGASRGNPGPAAIGWAIVTADGIVAEGSDRIPDTTNNKAEYAALIRALEAAVDYGLDEADVRGDSQLIVKQVRGEWNANEPELREKRVTARELLERFDRWSIEHVPRELNERADELANEAFEG; encoded by the coding sequence ATGCCGGTCATCGAGTGCGACCCCGAGACGGCCCGCGAGCGCGTGGCGGCGGCGGGCGTCGAGGTGGTCGCCGGGAACACGGACCACGAGCGCTGGCGCGCCGAGCGCGACGGCGCCGTCGCGGTAGCGTACGACGACAAGGTGGTCGTCCAGGGCGGCGACCCCCAGCGCCTCGCGGCGCTCGTGCGCGACGGCGGCGGTCGGGGGCACGTCTACTTCGACGGCGCCTCGCGGGGGAACCCGGGGCCCGCTGCCATCGGGTGGGCCATCGTCACCGCCGACGGCATCGTCGCGGAGGGGAGCGACCGCATCCCCGACACGACGAACAACAAAGCCGAGTACGCGGCGCTGATCCGCGCGCTGGAGGCCGCCGTCGACTACGGCCTCGACGAGGCCGACGTGCGCGGCGACTCCCAACTGATCGTCAAGCAGGTCCGCGGGGAGTGGAACGCCAACGAACCCGAACTGCGCGAGAAGCGAGTCACGGCTCGGGAGCTATTGGAGCGGTTCGACCGCTGGAGCATCGAGCACGTGCCGAGAGAGCTAAACGAGCGCGCCGACGAGTTGGCGAACGAGGCGTTCGAGGGCTGA